Proteins encoded together in one Meles meles chromosome 7, mMelMel3.1 paternal haplotype, whole genome shotgun sequence window:
- the MRPL51 gene encoding 39S ribosomal protein L51, mitochondrial: protein MAGSLSLGAGRVLWGRVPLACRSFSLGIPRMFHVRLTLPPPKVVDRWNEKRAMFGVYDNIGILGDFERHPKELIKGPRWLRGWKGNELQRCIRKKRMVGNRMFLDDLHNLNKRISYLYKHFNRHGKYR, encoded by the exons ATGGCAGGGAGCCTCTCTTTGGGGGCAGGAAGGGTCCTATGGGGCCGGGTGCCCTTGGCCTGCAGAAGCTTCTCTCTGG GTATtcctagaatgttccatgtgaggCTCACCCTTCCTCCTCCCAAAGTGGTTGATCGTTGGAACGAGAAAAGGGCCATGTTCGGGGTGTATGACAACATCGGGATTCTGG GAGACTTTGAAAGGCACCCTAAAGAACTGATCAAGGGCCCCAGATGGCTTCGGGGCTGGAAGGGGAATGAACTACAACGTTGTATCCGAAAGAAGAGAATGGTTGGAAACAGGATGTTCCTTGATGACCTGCACAACCTTAACAAGCGCATCAGTTACCTCTACAAACACTTTAATCGCCATGGAAAGTATCGTTAG